A region of Bombilactobacillus folatiphilus DNA encodes the following proteins:
- a CDS encoding NAD(P)/FAD-dependent oxidoreductase, translating to MQNIIYDLAIIGGGPIGIFTAYYAAMRNLKTILIESMPKLGGQPSNLYSQKKIYDVAGQFGITGEKLINRLVNTNQQFQYKVCLKTTVLQIHHDCSHYQLNTNHNKILSKAVIITAGNGPFTPRKLNFDYDPNIEGKQLTYFVQNLNDFKNQDVLVAGGGDTAVDWALAINKLANNTYLLHRRNQFRALESSIKSLNKSTVNLLTPNIITGIYLNHQQKLNVTYKTIKIGTEHQLVVDKLLVNYGMINDSRLLKTWHLNLQGPFIQVDSKMHTNRKHIYAAGDVVSYPGKERLITLGFAEGPIAVNTAIEELYPDKRHLAHSSSLFN from the coding sequence TTGCAAAATATAATTTACGACTTAGCGATCATTGGTGGTGGACCAATCGGAATTTTCACTGCTTACTATGCAGCTATGCGTAACTTAAAAACTATTCTTATTGAGAGTATGCCAAAATTAGGGGGACAGCCCTCTAACCTCTATTCTCAAAAAAAGATTTATGACGTTGCTGGTCAATTTGGTATTACAGGTGAAAAATTAATTAATCGGTTAGTAAACACCAATCAGCAATTTCAATATAAAGTCTGTTTAAAAACTACAGTTTTACAAATTCATCATGATTGTTCTCATTATCAGTTAAATACTAATCACAATAAAATTTTAAGTAAAGCTGTTATCATTACAGCAGGAAATGGGCCTTTTACACCACGTAAATTAAACTTTGACTACGATCCTAATATCGAAGGAAAACAATTAACTTATTTTGTTCAAAACCTTAATGACTTTAAAAATCAAGACGTCTTAGTCGCCGGTGGTGGTGATACCGCTGTCGATTGGGCCCTTGCTATCAATAAATTGGCTAATAATACCTATTTGCTGCATCGACGCAATCAATTTCGTGCCTTGGAATCTAGCATAAAGTCACTCAACAAATCAACAGTTAATCTGCTGACACCTAACATTATCACGGGCATCTACCTCAATCATCAGCAAAAATTAAATGTTACCTATAAAACCATCAAAATAGGTACTGAACATCAGCTTGTGGTGGATAAATTATTAGTTAATTATGGAATGATTAATGATTCACGCTTACTAAAAACTTGGCATTTAAATTTACAGGGACCCTTTATTCAAGTTGACTCAAAAATGCATACTAATAGAAAGCATATTTACGCCGCAGGCGATGTAGTTAGTTATCCTGGCAAAGAACGCCTAATCACACTAGGTTTTGCTGAAGGACCGATTGCTGTCAATACCGCGATCGAAGAACTTTATCCTGACAAAAGACATTTGGCACATAGCTCATCTTTATTTAATTGA
- the pepV gene encoding dipeptidase PepV, with product MNWKKLAHNYQAQMIQDLTTLVAINSANDPKQETTEFPLGPGPAHALQQMLAFGERDGFITKNVDQLGGHIQYGTGDEILGIFGHMDTVPAGEGWNSDPFLLTNVDGQLFGRGALDDKGPSLAAYYALRILKDQNIKPSKTIRLIFGTDEENQWRGINHYLEVEPLPDLGFSPDGEFPVINGEKGIVSYQLQFPIAATTGDQVLMSFQAGLRPNMVPQSATCVVQTLDSSELVNHYNYYLKQHPQIQGNALIQDQAVTLTLVGQGCHAMEPENGYNAATFLADFLADQRFDDQAQAYLQFIQTKLHLDFTGTKLGLAYQDETMGALSQSPDIFQYDQTNSGNIVINVRYPKGHTAGELQEQYQQSLPINGNVTAAEHAQEPHYVSDSDPLVSELLKAYRTQTNDLTSQPMTVGGGTYGRLLNRGVAFGALMPDGPNVMHQANEYITIDNLLQATAIYADALWRLTKNK from the coding sequence ATGAATTGGAAAAAATTAGCTCATAATTATCAAGCGCAAATGATTCAAGATTTGACTACTTTAGTTGCTATTAATAGCGCTAATGATCCCAAACAAGAAACTACAGAATTCCCCTTAGGTCCTGGTCCAGCTCATGCTTTACAACAGATGCTAGCTTTTGGTGAGCGTGATGGCTTTATAACTAAGAATGTCGATCAGTTAGGCGGTCACATTCAATATGGAACTGGTGACGAAATTTTGGGGATTTTCGGTCATATGGATACTGTGCCCGCGGGCGAAGGTTGGAACAGCGATCCTTTCTTGCTCACAAATGTTGATGGTCAATTATTTGGGCGCGGAGCTTTAGATGACAAGGGTCCATCTCTAGCTGCCTATTATGCCTTAAGAATTTTGAAAGATCAGAATATCAAGCCCAGCAAAACTATTCGCTTAATTTTTGGAACTGACGAAGAAAATCAATGGCGAGGCATCAACCATTATTTAGAAGTGGAACCTCTACCTGATTTAGGCTTCTCACCAGATGGCGAATTCCCAGTAATTAACGGTGAAAAAGGCATCGTTTCTTATCAATTACAATTTCCTATCGCTGCAACTACTGGCGACCAAGTCTTAATGAGTTTTCAGGCTGGTTTACGTCCCAATATGGTACCTCAAAGTGCAACTTGTGTCGTTCAAACTCTGGATAGTTCTGAATTGGTCAATCACTACAACTACTATTTAAAACAACATCCTCAAATTCAAGGAAACGCACTAATTCAAGATCAAGCAGTCACTTTAACGCTAGTTGGTCAAGGGTGTCATGCGATGGAACCTGAAAATGGCTATAACGCTGCTACCTTTTTGGCTGATTTCTTAGCTGACCAACGCTTCGATGATCAAGCTCAGGCTTATCTGCAATTTATTCAAACAAAATTACATTTAGACTTTACTGGAACCAAATTAGGTTTAGCTTATCAAGATGAAACAATGGGAGCTTTGAGCCAGAGTCCTGATATTTTTCAGTATGATCAAACAAACAGTGGCAACATCGTTATTAACGTACGCTACCCTAAAGGGCACACTGCCGGCGAATTACAGGAACAATACCAACAATCTTTACCTATTAACGGAAATGTGACTGCTGCAGAACATGCCCAAGAACCCCACTACGTTAGTGATTCAGATCCACTAGTGAGTGAATTATTAAAAGCATATCGAACCCAAACTAACGACTTAACCAGTCAACCCATGACTGTCGGCGGAGGTACTTACGGCCGACTATTAAATCGTGGAGTGGCCTTTGGTGCGTTAATGCCAGACGGACCTAATGTGATGCACCAAGCTAACGAATACATTACAATTGACAATTTACTGCAAGCAACTGCAATTTATGCCGATGCCTTATGGCGCTTAACTAAAAACAAGTAA
- a CDS encoding bifunctional metallophosphatase/5'-nucleotidase translates to MDEQIQLLHTNDLHSHFENFPRIERFIKHRRQVNQEANVQTFLFDVGDATDRQHPLTETTQAQANIQWMNRLNYDAVTIGNSEGLYYSHNVLEHMYDTAKFDVIVGNLKETNQMLPHFAKEYRIITTAKQTKIGLLGLTAPYTSAYPLADWRIEEVAQVLPTLIVELAPQVDVLVLLSHLGLSMDRILAKTYPQLDIIIGAHTHHLLPQGELVNQTLLTAAGKYGQHVGMINLQLQDHQLITKSARTIQTATLPEHAADQRVITTYEREGRQLLQQQKLAWLPTTLTKNPFTSCAAINMALQALKEITHSSAAMLSSGLFLTDLQAGLVTADTLHQQLPHAVHIMITKLKGQDFWRFVMEVEKNRGFLRNFPQKGMGFRGKIFGEIVFSGVQVDHKLQQVFYNGQLVQSDRIYQIALLDHYSFIPFFPTLQIVGQNRILYPEFFRETLGRYLTKKYPLKQESD, encoded by the coding sequence ATGGACGAACAAATTCAGCTACTTCACACGAATGATTTACATTCGCATTTTGAAAACTTTCCGCGTATTGAACGCTTTATCAAACATCGCCGTCAAGTCAATCAGGAGGCAAATGTACAGACTTTTTTGTTTGATGTAGGCGATGCAACTGATCGTCAGCATCCGTTAACAGAAACGACGCAAGCACAGGCCAATATTCAATGGATGAATCGGCTGAATTATGATGCGGTAACAATTGGTAACAGCGAAGGTTTATACTATAGCCATAATGTTTTAGAGCATATGTACGATACGGCTAAATTTGATGTGATTGTGGGCAATTTGAAAGAAACTAATCAAATGTTGCCTCATTTTGCTAAAGAATATCGGATTATTACGACTGCTAAACAAACAAAAATTGGTCTGCTCGGTTTAACTGCTCCTTATACTTCCGCTTATCCGTTGGCCGATTGGCGTATTGAAGAGGTTGCTCAGGTATTACCAACGTTGATTGTCGAATTAGCACCGCAAGTGGATGTGTTGGTTTTGTTGTCTCATTTAGGTTTGAGTATGGATCGCATTTTGGCTAAAACTTATCCCCAGTTGGATATTATTATTGGCGCACACACCCATCATTTATTACCTCAAGGTGAGTTGGTTAATCAAACTTTACTAACTGCGGCTGGTAAATATGGTCAACATGTTGGTATGATTAATTTGCAGTTACAAGATCATCAGTTGATAACCAAATCTGCAAGGACTATTCAAACGGCTACTTTACCTGAGCATGCGGCAGATCAACGTGTTATTACTACTTATGAACGAGAAGGTCGTCAGTTGTTGCAACAGCAAAAGTTGGCATGGTTACCGACAACGTTGACTAAAAATCCATTTACATCCTGTGCAGCAATTAATATGGCCTTGCAAGCGCTCAAGGAAATTACGCATAGTTCAGCAGCAATGCTGAGCAGCGGTTTATTCTTGACTGATTTGCAAGCCGGTTTAGTCACTGCGGATACTTTGCATCAACAATTACCTCACGCGGTACACATAATGATTACGAAATTAAAAGGACAAGATTTTTGGCGCTTTGTAATGGAAGTTGAAAAAAATCGTGGTTTTTTACGTAATTTTCCGCAAAAGGGTATGGGGTTTCGCGGTAAAATTTTTGGTGAAATTGTCTTTTCTGGAGTTCAAGTTGACCACAAATTGCAGCAAGTTTTCTACAATGGACAATTAGTGCAGTCAGATCGGATTTATCAGATTGCACTTTTGGATCATTATTCGTTTATTCCCTTCTTCCCGACATTGCAAATTGTTGGTCAGAACCGGATTTTATATCCAGAATTTTTTCGCGAAACGTTAGGACGTTACTTGACCAAAAAATATCCATTAAAACAAGAAAGTGATTGA
- a CDS encoding VTT domain-containing protein, whose protein sequence is MQLIDFVMNVDKHLFSLVNQFGDWSYIILFGIIFIETGAVILPFLPGDSLLFAAAALAANKTSGLNIWTLLILFLVAAISGDSCNYFISKYLNHWLQKKKWFHKLVKPQYLTQAQEFFDRHGGKAIAMGRFIPIVRTFVPFVAGGGALKYSKFLHYNVIGSFVWVSICLICGHFFGNLPFVQDHFSMIVLAIIFISVIPALIGMLRTKKAGN, encoded by the coding sequence ATGCAGTTAATTGATTTTGTCATGAATGTTGATAAACACCTTTTCAGTTTGGTAAATCAATTCGGTGATTGGTCGTATATAATTTTATTTGGAATTATTTTTATTGAAACAGGCGCTGTTATCTTACCTTTTTTGCCGGGAGACTCGCTTTTATTTGCTGCAGCAGCCTTAGCGGCCAATAAAACTAGCGGCTTAAATATTTGGACCTTGTTAATTCTATTTTTAGTTGCCGCAATTAGTGGTGATTCTTGCAATTACTTTATTAGTAAATATCTAAATCATTGGCTTCAAAAAAAGAAGTGGTTTCATAAACTAGTTAAACCGCAATATCTAACACAAGCTCAAGAATTTTTTGATAGACACGGTGGTAAGGCAATTGCTATGGGACGTTTTATTCCTATTGTTCGTACATTTGTACCGTTTGTTGCAGGTGGAGGTGCCTTAAAATATTCAAAATTTTTGCATTACAATGTCATCGGATCATTCGTTTGGGTATCAATCTGTTTAATTTGTGGACACTTCTTCGGCAATTTACCTTTCGTCCAAGATCACTTCTCAATGATCGTCCTTGCAATTATCTTTATTTCCGTAATTCCGGCTTTAATCGGCATGTTACGGACAAAAAAAGCAGGCAACTAA
- a CDS encoding TIGR01457 family HAD-type hydrolase, protein MKYQGYLIDLDGTVYRGKDKIPAAARFIRRLQRKHIAFAFLTNNTTKTPEQVVKNLATNHDIQVQSSQVITPASATADYLVRHNDGSKQQTCFVIGEFGLKQAIFQLGIQVEEKHPDYVVVGLDTDVTYHKFETATLAIKAGASFIGTNADTNLPNERGLVPGAGSIISLVETSTQQKAIYIGKPERLIADFALRKLGWQRQTVAIIGDNYKTDIQCGFNADLDTILVYTGVSTKQQIADCRQKPTIEIDSLDELEV, encoded by the coding sequence TTGAAGTATCAGGGCTATTTGATTGATTTAGATGGAACTGTCTATCGTGGTAAGGATAAAATTCCAGCAGCGGCTCGGTTTATTCGGCGCTTGCAGCGCAAACACATTGCGTTTGCTTTTCTAACAAATAATACAACTAAAACTCCAGAGCAAGTTGTCAAAAATCTAGCAACAAATCATGATATTCAGGTGCAATCTAGCCAAGTTATTACGCCAGCGAGTGCTACTGCAGATTATTTGGTGCGACATAATGATGGTTCTAAGCAACAGACTTGTTTTGTGATTGGTGAGTTTGGTTTGAAGCAAGCAATTTTTCAATTGGGAATTCAAGTTGAGGAAAAACATCCTGACTATGTAGTAGTAGGACTGGATACGGATGTGACATATCATAAATTTGAAACAGCAACACTGGCTATTAAGGCTGGTGCAAGTTTTATTGGCACTAACGCGGATACTAATTTACCCAATGAACGTGGTTTAGTTCCCGGTGCTGGCTCAATTATCTCCTTGGTAGAAACATCAACACAGCAAAAGGCAATTTACATCGGTAAACCTGAACGTTTAATTGCTGATTTTGCATTGCGCAAACTTGGTTGGCAGCGTCAAACAGTGGCAATTATTGGTGATAATTATAAGACAGATATTCAATGTGGTTTCAACGCTGATCTGGATACAATTTTAGTTTATACGGGTGTTAGTACCAAACAACAAATTGCTGATTGTCGGCAAAAACCGACAATTGAGATTGATAGTCTCGACGAGTTGGAAGTTTAA
- a CDS encoding glycerophosphodiester phosphodiesterase: MFKKSALTALISIILLFNSGFTVIGHRGNPMKVPEETFASINSAFDDGAQWVELDIHESNDNQLIISHDRNLDRVTGQNWIVSQHSASQLTQLKQSNGENIYTIDQLFAQYQNQPNTKFLIETKKTKHNNPKNMEALLVAAINKYYMQSRVMVHSFSLDSLENMKALAPQIPRIFIAGSLKRLTFEVFQTSNAVNVSSALLTPRLIDQLHAIGQKVFVWDEMTENPKQWNWLINLPIDGIVTNFPERAVYYQQLKKNTNQSNTNFMATLLNNQSQPIWENPYPNSPQRGQLEPNSTVHIQKEIDWEDQTYFQIDTNRFIAANGLVQSLFTPNLAPFLNQQVVVKNGPTNRNLRLDPNNFASQQGSLVPNQVYWITALQNVNGQNWAQINYRGWIQLQNLLVSHSSAHYYDNFEQYNNYAANTDKKADHLVDINEQITLKPSPVRLQIQTNVSQLPAITYTCGIASNLNQLKNNAAW; this comes from the coding sequence GTGTTCAAAAAATCTGCATTAACAGCTTTAATCAGCATCATTTTATTATTTAATAGTGGCTTTACCGTAATTGGTCATCGAGGCAATCCGATGAAAGTCCCTGAAGAAACCTTTGCTAGCATTAATTCTGCCTTTGATGACGGTGCTCAATGGGTGGAATTAGATATCCACGAATCTAATGATAATCAGCTTATTATCTCACATGATCGTAATCTAGACCGCGTGACTGGTCAAAATTGGATTGTCTCACAACATTCGGCCAGTCAATTAACTCAATTAAAGCAGAGTAACGGTGAAAATATCTATACGATTGATCAACTATTTGCTCAATATCAAAATCAACCGAACACCAAATTTTTGATTGAAACTAAAAAGACTAAACACAATAATCCTAAGAACATGGAAGCTTTACTGGTCGCTGCTATTAACAAGTACTATATGCAATCACGCGTGATGGTCCATTCCTTTTCCCTAGATAGTCTAGAAAATATGAAAGCTTTAGCACCACAAATTCCTCGTATCTTTATTGCTGGCAGCTTGAAGCGATTAACCTTCGAAGTCTTTCAAACTAGCAATGCAGTCAATGTTTCTTCTGCATTGCTAACACCACGTTTAATTGACCAATTACATGCAATTGGTCAAAAAGTTTTTGTTTGGGATGAAATGACTGAAAACCCTAAACAGTGGAATTGGTTAATCAACTTACCAATTGATGGCATTGTAACCAACTTCCCAGAGCGTGCAGTCTATTATCAACAACTCAAAAAAAACACCAATCAATCTAACACGAATTTTATGGCTACCTTGCTGAATAATCAATCACAACCAATTTGGGAAAATCCATATCCTAATTCTCCACAAAGAGGACAGTTAGAGCCCAATAGCACCGTGCACATTCAAAAAGAAATCGACTGGGAAGACCAAACCTATTTTCAGATTGATACCAACCGATTCATAGCGGCTAATGGTCTAGTCCAAAGTTTATTTACACCCAATCTAGCGCCCTTTTTAAATCAACAAGTGGTCGTTAAAAATGGTCCAACAAATCGTAACCTCCGCCTAGATCCTAATAATTTTGCTAGTCAACAAGGAAGCTTAGTTCCTAATCAAGTATATTGGATCACAGCCTTGCAAAATGTCAATGGTCAAAATTGGGCTCAAATTAATTACCGTGGATGGATTCAACTTCAAAATCTCTTGGTTAGTCATAGTAGCGCCCATTATTATGATAATTTTGAACAATATAATAACTACGCCGCCAACACCGACAAAAAAGCTGATCATTTGGTAGATATCAACGAACAAATTACGTTAAAACCGAGTCCTGTCCGTTTACAAATCCAAACCAACGTCAGTCAGCTACCGGCTATCACTTACACCTGTGGCATTGCCAGTAATTTAAATCAGCTTAAAAATAACGCAGCCTGGTAA
- a CDS encoding CvfD/Ygs/GSP13 family RNA-binding post-transcriptional regulator, whose translation MELSIGAIISGKISGIKPYGIFVQLNQANRQGLIHISECKNGYIADINRLYRIGQKITVQILDIDEYTRQISLSLRTLQKLSYDSRHFNKKKYWTDNKKHLGYQTIADLKGVWMAEAK comes from the coding sequence ATGGAATTATCAATAGGTGCGATAATTTCGGGTAAGATTTCCGGAATTAAGCCGTATGGAATTTTCGTTCAATTGAATCAAGCAAATCGGCAAGGTTTAATACATATTTCAGAATGTAAAAATGGGTATATAGCTGATATAAATCGGTTATATAGAATAGGTCAGAAAATTACTGTTCAGATTTTGGATATTGATGAATATACAAGGCAAATTAGTTTATCACTAAGAACTTTGCAAAAGTTGTCATATGATTCAAGACATTTCAATAAGAAAAAATACTGGACAGATAATAAAAAACATCTTGGATATCAAACAATTGCTGATTTAAAGGGTGTTTGGATGGCGGAAGCTAAATAA
- a CDS encoding YutD family protein: MITDNQNQSIEKKKSILSRSIEHAIAANNADIPDEQPAAEVLQVNDQLIKINREPYKVVVNHQQAFDPERLALRYHAILDKYDYIVGDWGYGQLRLRGFYEMNRPQAKIDQKIDTLQDYLLEYCNFGCAYFVLEKEHETTQHHANFATNKSPKQHRATNKKSNRNNNNGRNHFRRRPLQQNSKLAKLTKIAIKK; this comes from the coding sequence TTGATAACAGATAACCAGAACCAATCAATAGAAAAGAAGAAGTCGATTCTAAGTCGGAGTATTGAACATGCTATTGCGGCTAATAATGCAGATATTCCTGATGAGCAACCTGCAGCTGAAGTTTTGCAAGTTAATGATCAGTTGATCAAAATTAATCGAGAGCCATATAAAGTGGTTGTTAATCATCAACAAGCCTTTGATCCTGAGCGCTTGGCATTGCGCTACCACGCTATTTTGGATAAATATGATTATATTGTCGGTGATTGGGGATATGGTCAATTGCGCTTGCGAGGGTTTTACGAAATGAATCGGCCCCAAGCAAAAATTGATCAAAAAATTGATACTTTGCAGGATTATCTTTTAGAATATTGCAATTTCGGTTGTGCTTATTTTGTCTTAGAAAAAGAGCATGAAACTACTCAGCATCATGCAAATTTTGCGACAAATAAATCTCCCAAACAGCATCGTGCAACTAATAAAAAGTCTAATCGCAATAATAATAATGGTCGCAATCATTTTCGGCGGCGCCCATTACAGCAAAATTCTAAATTGGCCAAACTAACAAAAATAGCTATTAAAAAATAA
- a CDS encoding ATP-binding cassette domain-containing protein, whose protein sequence is MQRQLNVNLGYIKLVQSLDTFSGGELQNVKLAKVLLQGHMNLLVLDEPTSGLHEANI, encoded by the coding sequence TTGCAGAGGCAGTTAAATGTTAATCTTGGTTATATTAAATTAGTCCAAAGTCTTGATACTTTTTCTGGTGGCGAGTTACAAAACGTTAAATTAGCTAAAGTTTTATTGCAAGGTCACATGAATCTTTTAGTTTTAGACGAACCAACTAGTGGTTTACATGAGGCAAATATCTAA
- a CDS encoding TIGR01906 family membrane protein, translating into MNLLFCIVSLIFLLSATVLLTIGGSYLIFWWDLHYLQLDLIVHLTSKQIWHSYQQVMQYLLLPIQTKFRVSHFISSPSGIEHFYEVKVLFGIVVFLFILSGCFLLLWLKKHQLSPLIILNIAFFKILLVVPWLLGIIVSIDFDGFFVAFHQLLFRNHDWLFDPLKDPIINILPDTFFAHCFFLAFIIFEVLVFLILIWKHQKNRL; encoded by the coding sequence ATGAATCTTTTATTTTGCATAGTTAGTCTAATCTTTTTGTTGTCGGCAACGGTGCTGTTAACGATTGGTGGTAGCTATTTAATATTTTGGTGGGATTTGCACTATTTGCAGTTAGATTTGATAGTTCATTTAACATCTAAACAAATTTGGCATAGTTACCAACAAGTAATGCAATATTTATTGTTACCTATACAAACGAAGTTTCGAGTCAGTCATTTTATCAGTTCGCCATCAGGGATAGAACATTTTTATGAAGTTAAAGTTTTGTTTGGAATTGTGGTATTTTTATTTATACTTTCAGGGTGTTTCCTTTTGCTTTGGCTTAAAAAACATCAGCTTAGCCCTCTTATAATACTTAATATCGCGTTTTTTAAAATTCTATTGGTAGTTCCTTGGCTCTTAGGAATTATTGTCAGCATTGATTTTGATGGTTTTTTCGTCGCGTTTCATCAGCTATTATTTCGTAATCATGATTGGCTGTTTGATCCACTTAAAGATCCAATTATTAATATTTTGCCGGATACATTTTTTGCGCACTGTTTCTTTTTAGCTTTTATTATTTTTGAAGTTTTAGTATTTTTAATTCTCATCTGGAAACATCAAAAAAACAGGCTTTAG
- a CDS encoding MFS transporter, producing the protein MDKTTKRAIYILIIGNFLVCLGISLVIPVEPYIKKSYGLSTTDIGIMTALNAFTQFIISPIMGRVSDRIGRKKIIAWGMLMYVIAEAIFALSNHFWLFNISRVIGGFSSAMCLPASMAMASDMTSDQERAKVIGWLSAAFSGGLILGPGLGGLLAHITYKTPFWAAALLGLVSFVFTILFLPNETTEQTVKVPKMRIKEFLTPVLTVLFAMIFISSFGLQGFESIYSIYVNQVFNFGMGLIALVLTLNGLISLFFQVVLFDWLTQFFGELKLIAICFLSGSLATLWITQTHQTVSVIVATLIVFTAFDLLRPSITTLLTKTSHANQGLINGLNTSLTSVGNVIGPIIAGYLMDQNPNSPYLLVVVILFVSFLITILVHFVMFKSQHAAK; encoded by the coding sequence ATGGATAAAACAACCAAACGGGCTATATATATTCTTATTATCGGGAACTTTTTAGTATGCTTAGGTATTAGTTTAGTCATTCCTGTTGAACCATATATCAAAAAATCTTATGGTCTTTCAACGACAGATATCGGGATTATGACAGCTTTGAATGCGTTTACACAATTTATTATTTCTCCCATTATGGGACGAGTTTCCGATCGTATTGGTCGAAAGAAAATTATTGCTTGGGGCATGTTAATGTATGTTATAGCCGAGGCAATCTTTGCTTTGTCTAATCATTTTTGGTTATTTAATATTTCACGGGTGATTGGTGGTTTTTCATCAGCGATGTGTTTACCAGCTTCGATGGCGATGGCTTCAGATATGACTAGTGACCAGGAACGTGCAAAAGTGATTGGCTGGTTATCGGCAGCTTTTAGTGGTGGTTTAATTTTGGGCCCGGGTTTGGGTGGTTTATTAGCCCATATCACTTACAAAACACCATTCTGGGCGGCAGCTCTGTTAGGCTTAGTTAGTTTTGTTTTTACGATTCTGTTTTTACCTAACGAAACGACTGAACAGACAGTGAAAGTTCCTAAAATGCGTATCAAAGAATTTTTAACGCCTGTGCTAACAGTTTTATTTGCAATGATTTTCATTTCATCTTTTGGACTTCAGGGTTTTGAAAGCATTTATAGCATTTACGTGAATCAGGTGTTTAATTTTGGAATGGGCTTGATTGCGTTAGTTCTAACATTGAACGGCTTAATTTCCTTATTCTTTCAGGTGGTTTTATTTGACTGGCTAACGCAATTTTTTGGTGAGCTCAAACTCATTGCAATTTGCTTCTTGAGCGGTTCATTGGCGACTTTGTGGATTACGCAAACGCATCAGACTGTGTCAGTAATCGTGGCTACGTTAATTGTCTTTACGGCTTTTGACTTGTTGAGACCGTCAATTACTACTTTACTTACTAAAACTAGTCATGCTAATCAGGGCTTAATTAATGGTTTGAATACGTCTTTGACCAGTGTTGGTAATGTGATCGGTCCGATTATTGCGGGTTATTTAATGGATCAAAATCCCAATAGTCCCTATTTGTTGGTAGTGGTGATCTTATTTGTTTCCTTCTTAATTACGATTTTAGTGCATTTTGTAATGTTTAAAAGTCAACATGCAGCCAAATGA